The DNA sequence gatCTAATGGGCAGACACATGATTTAGTTTGCTGTCGTGTAGGCAACCTTGTAATAagtaatacatatttattttatttatttatgtatttttatttaattttttgctaTACTAGAAATTCAGTCAATCTTTAGTGATGTGATGCTGTCAATCAGTATATGAAGTTAAGAGTAGGGTTTGTCTTTACTCCACAGTTCCCTTGTTCACCTTAAATCCGTCTAATCTAGCCACCCAGATCACAAAGCTGAGCTAAAGCCTCCAAAAATTGTGCCACTCCACTAAAGAAAACTCCCTGGAGATGGATGTGGAATAGAGCACAGAAAATgcatctctaaaaaaaaaaaacctcttatTTGGACACACACTGGTCCTAAGTTCCGGACAATCATAGCTAACCCTAGAGGCACTCTTCTGTTTACTGACCGTGAAAAGCGAAGGAAGTCAGCCGGGGGGTTGTAAGAGAATAGCTCTAAATGGGTTAAACTGATTCAGAGCATTGTTTGTATGGGAGgttttaaatatgatgaactTGATGCTCTCCGTTGCTCGCTGGAGAGTAGATTCTATTGTTGGAAGGAGAGAGAACGAACGAGCCTCAGGGCCACTTAGCTCGCGGCACACTGTTCTTATATGACAGCAGGTTGGGTCGCTCGGGGCCGTCTGAGTAATTATGCACATTCTTGCAGTAAAGAGCAACGAGGACAGGAAACAGGTTGCACGCCGACCTAAAAACATGATGTTCTTCAATAACTTACCTGTCTCCTCCTTTCTGATATTCAGTGAAGCACAGAGCAGAGACTGGACTGATTCTTTGTAGCTAGGCTATAACTATAAATAGGACATAACTTAGAGACAGTCCATGTACAATGTGATTGCTCGAGAAAATAGTAAAGTTAGGCCTATACAGTATTATCCAGTTGTTTCTATggtcttttctttctttctttctttctttcttttttttttttttgttgcttgaCTTTAGTGACATCTACTGTTTACTTAGCTGTTTGCTCTTAAGTTTAGAAAACCCGTTGTCccaaataatcataataataataacatacatTTCAATAATAGATTGTTTCAATAAGATTTTAAATATAGCCTACTCTTTATTTAAGTACAATAACGTAAACCCCTTTTAGCAgccctttaataataataatagctaataaatacaataaataaaaaaaactatacaaaAAGCACCAAGtacttaaaacataaaatacaataatgtaGGCTAACATAAGACTGAAGATGAGACCGCTATATAAAAAATTAGAAAACTgaatattaaaactaaataataaagaaacatACACTACTATAGGATACATTTaagattaaaatattatgatgatgataataacaaAATCttcatacattattattattattattaatagcctttcaTAAGCATAGGCTACATTTTATTTCCTTATGCAAACACAATAATTCCTCGGCTATGTTTAGTTGTAGAGATGATTGACTGGCCATTTACGCATTTCTGCGACCATACAACAAGCGGTGTAACCTTATGGATGGATGGCTCATAGTTATATTTTAGGTGGTTTTGAAATTGACGCAGGCTACTTTTGGCATAAAAATCGATCACTCATAAATCGATTTACCAACCCAGTCCAGATCCCAGATCTAAGATCAGACCGTATTGTCGATTGCCGAGCGTAAATTCAGATATTTGTTGTCATCACGGTCTGCATTAACGTTTATGTGAAGCTTTCATAATACAACTTGAGACGGCTGGTTTAAATATAATCAAGATAAATGACTGTATCAGTCCGTTTTATTCTTATTAGAAGTCAGTTCTACTAATACTAGCAGGTAAGACACACGAGATAAATTAGCATTCGAGGATAACGGCTAACAAACATGCTAAGACTTCAATGTGTAAAACTTGAACGTGTTCCCAATTTTATGTTTTCGTTGATTTGTATTAGCATTATCTTTCTATGGAGTTAATGTTCGACTGAATGAGAATAGAGAAAAATATCTCAGCCAAAATGAGGCTGTCAGGCATCTTTGGCACGGACTCAATgactgaatcattcagaaatGTCTTTGTAGGCGTTTTTCTATGTATTTAGACACAGCCCGTATGTATGGTCATGGTTTGGTATTCTTGCTTTTAGAACAGACATGAAACTagataataaaatacagtaaatgacaCTTAAGTCACAGTAAAGGTTAAGTGGGCGTACACTACGTGAattgtatattattacattattatttaattacagcAAACGTTCCGTATGATATTGAATTAACGCCTGTCTTGGTTGCAGACACAAGGCGACCCATATGGACCCGACGTCCAAGTCTGGGTTGAATCAGGTGTCAGATGTGGTGTTTGTCATAGAGGGAACTGCAAACCTTGGTCCATATTTTGAATCACTGCGGAAGAATTACATACTACCGACTATAGAGTAAGAGCCATCACCTGTTTAATCACGCTGACATTTGTAATACTTATGTACTGACCTACCTTATGTGATCACAGGTATTTTAATGGAGGACCACCTGCAGAAACAGATTTTGGAGGAGATGTGAGTTGGATGAATCCGTTTACACCTGCTCtttacattagtgctgtcattTCAACATCTGATaatctttttgcttttttatagtATGGTGGCACTCAATATGGACTGGTGGTCTTCAACACAGTGGATTGCGCTCCAGAATCCTACGTCCAGTGCCACGCTCCCACCAGCTCCGCTTTTGAGTTTGTCTCTTGGATTGACAGCATTCAGTAAGGGCTGCTCCACGATAGAAAGTCTGAGATAAAAGTGTGCTTTTGCTTGTTTAGATGTGCTGCTAGTTGTGAGTGTATGTCTGCTTTGAAGATTTTCAGGTTTTAAATGCTGAGAATTGCAACTCTTACACCGATGCTTTCTGCGCAGATTCATGGGAGGCGGGGCAGAGAGCTGCAGTCTCATAGCTGAGGGTCTTTCCGTGGCCCTGCAGCTCTTTGACGACTTCAAAAAGATGAGGGagcaaatgtaatttttttttaacttgttcTGTGGAATCAAAAATGTGTGGTTGTATGTGTGTTCTCATTGTTTCTCTATGCAGCGGTCAGACACACAAGGTTTGTGTGTTGCTGTGTAATTCTCCTCCTTACTTACTACCAGCTGTGGAGAGCGTCAGCTATACGGGCTGCACCGCAGACAGCCTGGTCCAGATCATACGTGATGTGAGTCTGCACTGATCTACTTTTTATCAGATATGTCTGTTTGTCAGAGTTCTGTTGTAATGATAGATTTGCAACCTTAAGTCACTGAATTTGCTGAGGGTTctcaaatattataaaaatgtttgtcatttttgcaGTGGAAACCAATCAATAATCTTGATGTACTTATGCAATTAGAGTTAATTACTAAAGAAATGGTGGTTCTGGTCCCCCATGCACAAGACAATGGTGACACTAGCATAGAAATACTCATAATACTTCTTTGCTGAAAATACAGAACAGTGTTAGACACAATAGCTTGCAAACTGTCACTAAATCAGTATTTAATCAGTGACACTGATTGTACACTATGCATTGTGCAATTCAATAATTGTCTATTGttgtaatattgtttttgcTTTCTTTCAATTTATGATATTGTGCTTATTTAATGTGCTTATTTAAATCTACTGGTGAAATCAAGCATTATGGAGACTAGCAAATGTTCGCCACAATACACATTATAATCAGTATTATTTATAGCAGTTTATTTGTATCAACGTCTAGAACCTTTCATTTCATCCCACTCGCTTAAAACACTTCCGTCCATCCCTGCTCAGTAATGCAACAGCAGTTTTGAGTATTATTATGGATCTCaggttaacatttttgtggaagtATAATGCATAAACATGCAAGCTACTAAATTTTGCATTAAATTCTGTGATCGCAGAATAAGACAGTATAATGTACTTGCCTTGATGCTGGTTGATACCAGCATAGTCTACAATATTATGtgctatattatttttttctcactgTGATGTCCTGCCAAATTTTGAGCTTTGCCATTTGTGTATAAAAGCTGATGTCTGTTTCTGACATGtagttaatgaaattattataattattattattttttttttttttgactgtagCGGGGGATCCATTTTTCTGTAATCGCTCCACGGAAACTTCCAGCGCTTCGATCTCTTTTTGAAAGAGCATCCTCTGTAGCAGGTGCACCAGAATCCTCACACCCAGACTACAGTCAAGACCCCTTTCACATGGTGTTAGTCAGGGGCATTGCACTTCCTGGTAAGAAAGACACTTGTCCTGATATGTTTGTGAATGTGCAGTGATATAACAGTATTTGTCAGCAGCTGAACAGTAGATGGGTGACTATGGGAGAATAAAgtagtattttattgtattattagaTTTGCTCTGATTAATGCTTTCTGTTACATCTGTGTGTGTCCAGTTGCTCCTGGAGGAGGTTCTGGTGTAGTCTCCCTTAAACCTGTCTTGCCacctcagtctttgccagggtCCCAGTCTATGGGCTCAGTAACCCAGACGACGACTCCTCCCCTTTCATACCAGGTGTGTGTTAATGGAATTAATAGAATTATATAACTTCATTtcatttacactactgtttaagGTCAATATTTTTCCCCACCAAAATAAATacttgtattcagcaaggattcattaaattgttcaaaagtgacagtacagacatttattatatatataaggatttctgttttgaaataaatgctgttctttgaacATTCTTTTAATGTATCATGGTGTCTgcaaacattaagcagcacagctgttttcatcaCCAAATCAGtccaatcagaatgatttctgaaagatcacgtgacactgaagactggagtaacagctgctcaaaattcagctttggcaacacaataataatttacattttaaaatatataattatattgctatttttgattaaataaatgcagccatggtgagcaCATGAGACtttcaaaaccataaaaaaaaatcttactgacctcagacttttgaatggcagtgtatatattttatttacatgaaactcctttcaagcaaaacatttctcaaaactaATTTCTTAGGAGTCAGATGATAAAACTATAGGcctgtataaataaattatggcatttcttaaaatatggcatatttatttaactttgggtgggattttttttttttttttttttgtgagataTGAAAGCTTTATGGtattaaaattatacaaaaatggTAAAGCATTTTAGTATGTTGTCTGCAGTAGtcacattaaaacaatatataaagaTAAATAAGCCTTATGAAAAGCTCAGTCAAATCAGATAAATTGTATATAATGGGGTTTCCACAGGAAAAATGGggacaaaaaaggaaaaaccaaaatatatgcatgttttAATGAGCAGTTCACTTACCATTGGCAGGTGAGGTAAAAGGTTAATTTTGGACCCTTCTATCTCACTGCTTCGGTGATGTAGAGTAATCAGAGCGCTTCTCTCAATAACAGGCTAATCTTGGTCTGCTCATTCTGAACCTTTCTGTGCCTAATTGGAGGCACATTATTGGTAATTTTCAGCATACAGAGCCTCATTTTGATTCTTAAGATTAAGACTAACTGCTGTTATAAACTCATTTGAATAGATCTAAGTGGTAGATGAGATGTGCATGAATGCATTTGTATTTGGTGGAAGGAtctggctttgttttcaagcaAGGCTGTGCACACTAATGATGAGAACTCATGAATGTTGTCTCTCTGTTgcatacacactctctctcttgcCAAAGAATCCCTCTCTAAAGGCGGCCCATGACGAAGCACAGAAGGTGCTAGATGCAGCCACTCAGCAGCAGAAGAGCCGATGTGAGTCAGATTGTGTCCCTGTATTCTTGAATCTTCTGCTGTGTTTCTGTGTTTCACTACATTTTCTATATTTGAAACACCATTTGCTTAGTTGTTTATGTTTTTTCGCAGTTCCTCAAATGCAAAATACTCCCTTCAGCCAGTCACTCACATCAGGAGGTAAACCCAACCTATCTACAGTAACCACAGTGTCACCGCCATTGTTAACGCAGCAACAAGTTCCACCTCAGCAGCCACCGCAGCAACCACAAGTCCCACCACAAGGTCCACCTGCACCCAACCAGCAACCTCCTCTGGCCCCTCAGCCAATGCCAACCAATCAGCAGACGCCGCCAACAACACAGCCTGGCATGGTCAGACTTGagaaatgtatttctgtgaataCTGACTTATTTGGACTCTTTTGGAGTCCatacaatttcaatatattcttGTTTTTTAGGCAGCTGTACCTGTACCTCCAGCTGGGGCACAGCAAGGTGTTGCCAATAAGATTGTAGCATGGAGTGGAGTTCTAGAATGGCAGGAGGTGAGAAAATTATACTAGTGACGTCATAGCAATATTTGCATACTAAAAACGGTCGTCTTCGGATCGGTTTTGTGGTTTACTGCTGGAAAACAAACCATAATTAGGACTTCACTTGAATCTCTTGCTTTATAGAAAGAAAACAATGTCATTAGATATGTTACAGTCCAAGTTGCAGCGTTAATTTATGTAGAAAAATCTGAATGTCGAGAGATAAACAATTCTCAAGGCAGATTGTCATgtgtttaaaacaacaaaatcgagagaaaaaaagaaatggaaCATTTCTTGAACAATTTAGAGCGCACAGACAAAACAAACTTTATGCATGTTCTGAGTGTGCCAAACACATCTGGAAGGTAATAGTATCCAGTCATCAGTGACAGTAATTTATCCAGTGTTTTATTCAATTagatgaattttttttcttttctttttgacaatactgattttttattttttatctcttTGCGTTTCCACATTTTTTCCACAGTATACAAAAAGTTGCATAAAAAATTGTGGATGGAAACCCAGCTACTGTAGTATTTGTATACTGAATTGTGATTACTCTGGTCTATACAGTTCACTACTAGTAAGAACAAAAAATGTCCCAAAATTAGGGTCCCCAAATATGTCGCCAAAACATTGCTAATAAAGCTTTGCAAGCAAGTGTTGTTAACGTTaagtaaactaattaaaaatgtttttcttcattgaaatttaaaaaataaataaataaaataaaataaaattagaaatattgctttggcaactaactaaaataaaataattttaaattattatattattttaaaaattataatatatcaattataaatcattaaaaaaattactgaaactaaaactgaaataaaaataaagctaaatggaaattgaaaaaaataaaattgtatggGTAGTGTCTTACACACGCCTCCCAGGTGTGCCAggagtgtttgtttgtgctttACTACTGGAAAAGGAAACATAAATGGGATCTCAGTTAATCTCTTTGAAAGATTCTCGTAACTCCCCTGTGACTCagatgaaatgtagttttttttctaGACGTGTCAAAAAGATTGATTCAATCTGGTAAAGCTATCTAGTTATGTTTCATTGATGTATTGTTAGGTGACCCGTGGGTATTGTGCCTGGGGTGCCATTTGCACAGACTGTAATGGGATCAATGATGTTTCTTGATTTCTGCTTGATTTATGGGAGAGGCCTTCTTTTTAGATTAATGAAATGCCATTGACTTTTCTACAATGGCTTCAAGATCATCTCCGCAACGAATGTTCCCAAACTCACAATCAACtattgaaatgttttgttttgacacTGCTTCAACACAAATGATCaggaaacaaaaacacagatgaaCATGCCATGGTCATTATCACCATTTGGTCAATAACATGCCAGCAAACCAATGTGCGCTTATCAAGCACGGCAGCACGCTCGGTTGTTGAGGGCTGTCGTAGAGTCACCATCTGGATGATGAGTTCACACAGCTCACCGCACACtattcacaaacacaaacactgccAAGCTGcgctgtgtaaattaaatcaatagtAATT is a window from the Onychostoma macrolepis isolate SWU-2019 chromosome 03, ASM1243209v1, whole genome shotgun sequence genome containing:
- the med25 gene encoding mediator of RNA polymerase II transcription subunit 25 isoform X4 translates to MDPTSKSGLNQVSDVVFVIEGTANLGPYFESLRKNYILPTIEYFNGGPPAETDFGGDYGGTQYGLVVFNTVDCAPESYVQCHAPTSSAFEFVSWIDSIQFMGGGAESCSLIAEGLSVALQLFDDFKKMREQIGQTHKVCVLLCNSPPYLLPAVESVSYTGCTADSLVQIIRDRGIHFSVIAPRKLPALRSLFERASSVAGAPESSHPDYSQDPFHMVLVRGIALPVAPGGGSGVVSLKPVLPPQSLPGSQSMGSVTQTTTPPLSYQNPSLKAAHDEAQKVLDAATQQQKSRFPQMQNTPFSQSLTSGGKPNLSTVTTVSPPLLTQQQVPPQQPPQQPQVPPQGPPAPNQQPPLAPQPMPTNQQTPPTTQPGMAAVPVPPAGAQQGVANKIVAWSGVLEWQEKPKASSMDSNTKLTRSLPCQVQVSQGENLNTDQWPQKLIMQLIPQQLLTTLGPLFRNSRMVQFLFTNKDMESLKGLYRIMTNGFAGCVHFPHSAPCEVRVLMLLYSSRKRIFMGLIPNDQSGFVNGIRQVITNHKQVQQQRSMNSAVQMQPGQVPPNQNFLNRPPGPIPVTHGNVQQQQGGMQGMQGMHPIQQMVHPAPGGGAQMQPQWRQPHQGPLMIPTGPRGPVAQNPGMPPVSSIMEDEILMDLI
- the med25 gene encoding mediator of RNA polymerase II transcription subunit 25 isoform X1; protein product: MDPTSKSGLNQVSDVVFVIEGTANLGPYFESLRKNYILPTIEYFNGGPPAETDFGGDYGGTQYGLVVFNTVDCAPESYVQCHAPTSSAFEFVSWIDSIQFMGGGAESCSLIAEGLSVALQLFDDFKKMREQIGQTHKVCVLLCNSPPYLLPAVESVSYTGCTADSLVQIIRDRGIHFSVIAPRKLPALRSLFERASSVAGAPESSHPDYSQDPFHMVLVRGIALPVAPGGGSGVVSLKPVLPPQSLPGSQSMGSVTQTTTPPLSYQNPSLKAAHDEAQKVLDAATQQQKSRFPQMQNTPFSQSLTSGGKPNLSTVTTVSPPLLTQQQVPPQQPPQQPQVPPQGPPAPNQQPPLAPQPMPTNQQTPPTTQPGMAAVPVPPAGAQQGVANKIVAWSGVLEWQEKPKASSMDSNTKLTRSLPCQVQVSQGENLNTDQWPQKLIMQLIPQQLLTTLGPLFRNSRMVQFLFTNKDMESLKGLYRIMTNGFAGCVHFPHSAPCEVRVLMLLYSSRKRIFMGLIPNDQSGFVNGIRQVITNHKQVQQQRSMNSAVQMQPGQVPPNQNFLNRPPGPIPVTHGNVQQQSVVVGLPSVSQVTLMEDQQRQNNMLRAAATGNQQPPVTGAPPNQVAQAQAQPPGGILRLPNPGANPQLRSLLLSQQPQGGMQGMQGMHPIQQMVHPAPGGGAQMQPQWRQPHQGPLMIPTGPRGPVAQNPGMPPVSSIMEDEILMDLI
- the med25 gene encoding mediator of RNA polymerase II transcription subunit 25 isoform X3; protein product: MDPTSKSGLNQVSDVVFVIEGTANLGPYFESLRKNYILPTIEYFNGGPPAETDFGGDYGGTQYGLVVFNTVDCAPESYVQCHAPTSSAFEFVSWIDSIQFMGGGAESCSLIAEGLSVALQLFDDFKKMREQIGQTHKVCVLLCNSPPYLLPAVESVSYTGCTADSLVQIIRDRGIHFSVIAPRKLPALRSLFERASSVAGAPESSHPDYSQDPFHMVLVRGIALPVAPGGGSGVVSLKPVLPPQSLPGSQSMGSVTQTTTPPLSYQNPSLKAAHDEAQKVLDAATQQQKSRFPQMQNTPFSQSLTSGGKPNLSTVTTVSPPLLTQQQVPPQQPPQQPQVPPQGPPAPNQQPPLAPQPMPTNQQTPPTTQPGMAAVPVPPAGAQQGVANKIVAWSGVLEWQEKPKASSMDSNTKLTRSLPCQVQVSQGENLNTDQWPQKLIMQLIPQQLLTTLGPLFRNSRMVQFLFTNKDMESLKGLYRIMTNGFAGCVHFPHSAPCEVRVLMLLYSSRKRIFMGLIPNDQSGFVNGIRQVITNHKQVQQQRSMNSAVQMQPGQVPPNQNFLNRPPGPIPVTHGNVQQQLRAAATGNQQPPVTGAPPNQVAQAQAQPPGGILRLPNPGANPQLRSLLLSQQPQGGMQGMQGMHPIQQMVHPAPGGGAQMQPQWRQPHQGPLMIPTGPRGPVAQNPGMPPVSSIMEDEILMDLI
- the med25 gene encoding mediator of RNA polymerase II transcription subunit 25 isoform X2: MDPTSKSGLNQVSDVVFVIEGTANLGPYFESLRKNYILPTIEYFNGGPPAETDFGGDYGGTQYGLVVFNTVDCAPESYVQCHAPTSSAFEFVSWIDSIQFMGGGAESCSLIAEGLSVALQLFDDFKKMREQIGQTHKVCVLLCNSPPYLLPAVESVSYTGCTADSLVQIIRDRGIHFSVIAPRKLPALRSLFERASSVAGAPESSHPDYSQDPFHMVLVRGIALPVAPGGGSGVVSLKPVLPPQSLPGSQSMGSVTQTTTPPLSYQNPSLKAAHDEAQKVLDAATQQQKSRFPQMQNTPFSQSLTSGGKPNLSTVTTVSPPLLTQQQVPPQQPPQQPQVPPQGPPAPNQQPPLAPQPMPTNQQTPPTTQPGMAAVPVPPAGAQQGVANKIVAWSGVLEWQEPKASSMDSNTKLTRSLPCQVQVSQGENLNTDQWPQKLIMQLIPQQLLTTLGPLFRNSRMVQFLFTNKDMESLKGLYRIMTNGFAGCVHFPHSAPCEVRVLMLLYSSRKRIFMGLIPNDQSGFVNGIRQVITNHKQVQQQRSMNSAVQMQPGQVPPNQNFLNRPPGPIPVTHGNVQQQSVVVGLPSVSQVTLMEDQQRQNNMLRAAATGNQQPPVTGAPPNQVAQAQAQPPGGILRLPNPGANPQLRSLLLSQQPQGGMQGMQGMHPIQQMVHPAPGGGAQMQPQWRQPHQGPLMIPTGPRGPVAQNPGMPPVSSIMEDEILMDLI